The sequence AACTAATTTCACCCACCAGAAATTTTGTGGGCTATGCCTAGCAGCAGAAATCACCACAGCAAGCTCAAAATCAGCACCTGGGCCCTCTACATCTTTCCCATTTGCACAATATACAGAGCAAACACCTTTTGGATAAGCTTCTTCAACATATTTAAGTATTTCAGCATCCAGACTGCACCTGCACTACCAAACAACATTGTGTTGTGCAGAAAGCGAAAGGAAAGTATAAGATTCAGAAGTTATATACTCAATTTGTTTTAGTCAAGAGGTTGGATGGTCCGTTCCAACCTTATGTCTCCAAATGCTGATCAACATATTATTAATTGAAAAGCAGAACAAATAGCCAGATAATTATGATCTATCCCTTTCAGCGGGCTCCTTAATAATACTATGCAAAATCTCCATAAAACAGTTGCATGTCACCATGAATCTTTATCACAACCAGTAGTAAGCACAACAATTAAAaggattataaataaaaaatgaaaaagaaacttCCAGAGTCAATCTACAGCAAACAATTAACACTTTCTGAGTTGACAGAGCTAAGAGAATAAAACATTACAAAAGGAACATAGAACTATTCAGACCTTTGACAAATGAACAAATTCATTAAAACCTAACAGGGACAGTGTCTCATTCAACACTATTTATCACCATAGTTCAGGAATTTTTGATAATCAGCATAAAACGTCTCAACCATGGAAATTGCGGAGCATTACCGATATTCTTCAATGTATGGAGATGGAAGTTCTTCATCCGCTGCAGGCCTCACGCCTGTACAAACCTGAGACATTCAACAGGCTATCATGAGACAGCAATTTATACAAATTACAGAACAAATGAAACTCATGCAATAACAAATTCTCACTATTTGCTTTACACCCTAACTTGCAACGAAGTTTTCTCCCACATTTGGTGTATTCAGCTCCAGACACAGTCACTCTAAGACAGAGGATGCTTACTTGTTTAACGTGATCGACAGTAGCCACTTGAGTAGTCCTGGGATCAAGAAACGCATTCCCTTCAAGCTCACTGAAGGAAGTAACAAGTACCTGCATGCACCTCTCAAGTGAGGGTTCCATATTGATCAATATATTCACAGTGAAAGAAGAttcataataataaaagaaaaaaggaaaacccTAGGATTAGGATTGGACTTACGTCACCACTTCGGTTGGGCAATGGGAGGCAAATCAAGTGGGATTTGTTGTAAACGGGGAATGCCTCTGACGCCGCCTCATCGAACAAAACGTCGTCGTTTAGAATCGATTTCACATCTGCGCAAGCCATTTAAGAATGAACATAATTgaatatgagagagagagagagagagagagagagagagagagaggaagaagacaAAGAACCTTTAGCGACGTATTGGATTTCACCAGGGGGAGAATTGAGAAGGAACCATTTGGCTATTTCCACCTTCTGCTTGTCACTAAGctctgattcttcttcttcatccgcCATTGTGTCTCTCACACAGTCACACACAAGGCAAGAAAGGAATTCGAAAATCCCAAATGCGAGTTTGAGGGGAGATGGATCGAGTTCGAGGGGGGCTGTTCAGACTTCAGATATTGAAATCGAAAAATGCTTCCACGACATTCAGGACCGTCCACGAGGCGGGCTCCACCATCCTAATCATGATCCTTACAGTTGCACAAGTGGGCCCCGCCTCATAGGAATAGTTTTACTTAACATATCGTTGTGACGTTGTGTAGTGTTAGTCTATGTCTGTGATCTGGAAAGTGTATCTGACTGCCATGGCAGCCTGAAACTTGAAATGATGTTGCATTTTGCTCGACAATCACGCTCGACCTACCATCTTTCACCATACAGGTCAATAATTACCTTTGACCTCGGTCACGCCACAATCAAACTTGAACTTCCAAATGTTACACTACTATACTAACTCTCAAAAATATTTCCTTGTTTAATGcctttaattaatcaattaaaataaGATGCTCTTACCTACATTTTTAATTACTAATCAAAACAAAAAGGTTAGGCAGTCAAATGTTAAATCCTGCCCACGATGATACTAGGCACAAGACCTCTTGCGagagaatattttttttattagtttgctTTCTATTCTTCTTTGGAAAAACTAAGTTCACCTCATTATGACCGAGTCACCATTCGATTACACCCTGCCATAAGCTGATAGTAACTGATCAGCCAAAGGCACAAATTGGCCATCTAAGTTACAATTTATCCGCAACTATATTAGGCTacacaaaattaattttaatccaTAACATTACATTCCAAGTTACATCTATAAATATAATTTTAGCAGTGAACGTAATTCCACGGCCGTAACAGGTTAGCTTCCAAATACTGTTTCCATGCCTTCAAGGGTCCTATCTCTCTATTACGACCCGTAGAGTTTTTGGTTTCATTAGTCATAAATATGCCTCTAGCAGCAAAAGACATTAGCTCCATCTGATCCATGTAACCTCGCATCCTGTTCGAAAAACCTACTCCCCAACGCTGATCACTGTGAGATTCCTGAGGTTGAGGGACACTTGTATTTGGGCCAATAATGGTTTCTTCTCTCTGTTTAGAATCATCGTCGTCTGCAGACATTAAGTTTCCCATTCCAAATAATTCCCAATCAACCTGCTGCAAGATTCCAGATGCACGCACAGAGCTGAGTGAAGAGTGAGCTTGGAACTGCATTTCTTGCTCCATTGCTAGTGTGTCAACTTGGACTTTCAGTTTATGTAATTGGTCACCGATTCTTGATGCTACTGCATCATATAATTCTTTTCGTGGCACGTCAGAAACTTTTTCCACGTTTAGAATAtcattgaaattgattggatcacCAATTAGTACTGTAACCTACAGAATAAAAAACATGCCAAGACTATGTTGGGAGGTTTTCTACTGAATATATAAACACCTTCGAAGTAAACACTTCACCAATAAAGAATGAATTGGCATGCCATGAAGAAATTTTGTAGTTTAATATCTTGATCATTTTTCTGTGGTGAGAAACACAGCCAAAGCCTAGGTGACAATGAGTGCACTAGTAGCAGGCAGCACAGAGCAAATCggcctttttcaaaaattaatcaaATCCTCATACCTCTTTTTCAGGTATAAAGATAAATTCCATTCACAATCTGCATGGCAAAATTTCAAATATAAAAAGAAGACTGCAACAGTGCATACCATTTTGCCAATTTTGGGAAAGTTAGCACCTATTGGCATGATATCTTGCATCCCTGTATGTACAAATGGGACAACAATGGGCAGGCTATCTCCATCCAGGACCAACCTGATGGACAAAGTTTATGTCAGGATACATGTTTAAAGTAGACATACAGGCATAGTAAAGCAATGAATACGAAACAAACACTCAATGTAGAACCCGTAGTTTGGAAACAACAAACTTCTATAAAATGATGGGGGCATATCAGAAATACAAGTCCTGAAAGCCCAGAGGTAATGAATGACAAAAGTAAGATAGAAGAATCATTTATTCATATATATTACTACATACTACGTGATCAATCAACTATCTGTAAAATGCTTCCACATTAAGCAAGCAAGCACCCAAACAGACAAATATATATTTATCCAATCCAATATATAAACATTGATTTGAACATGTTTCTTTAAAATATGATATAAGAACACACGGATGTATTCTTGAAGGATATAGAAAACTGCAAATTATAATGATCGTGcataaaaaataaatcatattTCTGCAAACCAATATTAAAATCTTGAAGGAGAAAAACTATAAATATTGATCCCTAAATATACTTATGAGTTGTCGATACACAATAACAGACCTAAACACTGGAACAGGTCCAGTTCTAATGATCTTCACCCTTAAATTTATTGCCAATCTCAAGTAAATAACACAACAGAAAAACAACAACGTATTCACAACATTAAGAAGATATGCTCCCATTTGAATATAGGTAGGCAATGGATAACAAAATAAATCAGACAAGACAATTTTAAAAACTCTCATAGGTATTTCAAGTCTCTAAATCAGAATAGAAGACCAAGGCTGGCATTCAAATCAAAATCTAAGTGCAATATTTATCACTTTGTCATTCTCCTACCAACAAACAATTTCAATATTCTCTCCCACACAAATTATTAGCTCCGTCAATAATTTCAACCATGATACCATATATCATATAAAGAAAGTAATGTAGCCAAGAAACAAACAAAGTAGGAACCAGTATTAGCAACTTTTAAGTTAGTATTCTACTGCATAATAATATGGAAGATTGTTACCTCCCAACACCTCTTTTTGAAGATCCCAAGGTTTTTCCACCATCCCGGGAGCGGCTTCCTTCAGGGAATATGTGAACCCAACCACCATGGTTCAACTTTGAAATGGCCATGTCCATTCCCTACATAGGATAAGAACTTCAAGTTCAGATTGGAGGGTCAAAATAAGAAGACCGCAAAAGGACAAAATATAAATGACCGAGCGTAAGATGCTTTGTCAAATACACTTCAAAATCAATAAACTAGTTTTCACTTTTCAGGACAAAATaagaagacaaaaataaaatgtcAAATCAAACACATAATACTATAGGATGCATGCTACGGTGAAGAGATGAAGATTCACCTCCATAGATAGTTAGAGACCTTTTTAGGAGAATGtgccattttatttttattaattttttaaaataaattatacacACTACTGTTCATTCTCTTCACACAAACAACTCTACATTATAGAATTATCCATTCTATAGAACCACTCAACAAATAATGTTAAAAGATATTATCATGTGTTGGATATACCTTCTGATAAATACCATCACCACGAGAAACTGGCAAGACTTTTACAGATCGAAAGAATGCAGAAGTTACAGGGTTTTTGAAACATCTATCAGTTGCACAGAGTGTCCATCTGACGTTCTTAGCGTCCAATAGAACACTAGGAGGAAGCAGCGAAGCAATAACAAGCGGGTCGTCCATGGAAGCAACGTGGTTGCTGACCGTCAGAAGAGGTTTACCCTTAGGTCTATGCAGCAAAGCATCATGGAGTTTCTCTAAGCCATAAACCTGTTCTTCCACAACCAGAATTAAGTCAGATCAAAGCACCAAAAAGCACGCGAAAATTTTCAATGTCACAGAACAGAAGCTGGCAAGGCATACCTGAACACGGTTCAATCCATTCATGAAGACATGACAGACATTTCCAACAACAGGAACAGCAACAGCTTGCATCATACGAACAAGAGTGGATTCTTCTTCAGAAAGGAAATCCTTACTCACTGTACAATAATAAGAAACGAATCATTCACACTTTTAGTGTCAAAAATCGAGCCAATTCCTACACAATAATTGAACGGGAGAGAGCAGAATGGTAATTGAAGACAGACCTCGTTTGCGgtagaaagaagaggaagaaggcaAGGAGTCCCTGCGGAAATCGCGAAATCGGTTGAGCCAACGCTGAAAGGTGGAGGAGAAGTAACCCTGGGCGTGGGGGATGAAGGGATGGCGGCGGCGCCAATGGCGATCGACGGCGACTCGGAAGCGGCCCCTTAGCTGCAGCTGTAGGGAACGAGCCTTGCCTTTCCAAACATCACCGCGATCGAGACGGTGCATCGGTGAGTCGGTGACGGAGCAAGAGAGAGAGACACAGAAAATCTCAGAGCGaagagaacaaaataaaaaaaattaaaaaaagaatcaAGAAGTGGTTAGGAATCGTGCAAGCAGTTGCAGAGGCACTAGTAGCGAAAGCGCGAGTGTAGAACGAAGGGGGTTTTGATCAAACTGCAGCGAGTTCCACCACTGCTCCTTTTTAATTTAGGGTACGCCGTTAAGCCGCTGGCAAGAGCGTTGAATACTTGTTTACTATTTTAAGTTTTCCGTATTTCANNNNTGCCATCGTGTACTTCTTACATGGATGGAGCCCGCTTTCTTAAAGTCTTTGGATGATAAAATGATCCATGTGGATAGGATAACCCGCTCCAACAAAAACATGACACGTCGCACATCTTAATCTCCCATTTAGGAGTGGGACCTAAAACGAgagatatttaaaatatttatgattGTATTTCGTCATCCATTGCGAGATCTTCCTTAATTGTCAATTTGTCATCAAGAAACAAGAATCTTATTAGCTTGTAAATTCTAGAAGAATCTCTACTCTGCTTAGAAGtagtttttttgttgttgttttgttAGATAAATTAGacaactttaaattttaaatttaaatattataacaCCACAACATCACAATCGATTTACACTACATACTTACCCATACAATACTTAATTAAGGGTTTATATTCACTACTTAACATTTGTCAAGATTCAAATCTAAATGCAGTATATTAAGAAGAATAAGATTTACCAATTGAACTAAAGTCTTAGCTGATGCTTAGAAGAAGTTAGCAACTTAGTATCTTCTAGCTGCGCCTGGACTCGTTTTGGGCTTTTGAATATTCTTTACACATACTTAGTCCGTTCGTTTGATATGGCCCGTAGTTATGTAAGGATCTCACTTTTCACCTAATCTTAGCCTAAATTACTGAGAATTGAAGAGTAGAACTACCCCgtccaaaaaaaaagagaactacGACGCAAAATCAATTAAAGGGGAAGAATTCGAGTAGAACTCATGTAACATTTGTGGTATAATAATAGCCTTTTGAAGAGCAGAGACTTGGATGCCAAGGGAAAACAAATTGCATGCGCATAAAAAGTAGTATTTGAAGTTTTGAACAAAGCTATAAAATCAATTGACCCATCAAATTGGTTCGTAATGCACTTCAATTCTACGTGTAAGCTTTGGCAATCTTCATTTATATCAAGGATGGTGTACGTTGTGAAGTCAGTTCTATGTCATAGTTATCCCCAATACATCATCTTCAACATATGAATATTTGATAGTTTGGAGATTCAGACCCTACATTCAAGTAGTTCACATCCACAGCAACTTCCCCGAGATCATCTAGAAAGGAAGAAAATCGACATAACATAATTAGTAATTCATCCTTAACAAAATTTTGAGCTAACAAATTTCACTTAGAAAATCAGCAGCATCCAAATGAAATGGAACAAAAACCTTCATATATAGTCCTTGCAAATTTTACATAATCTGGTATTAGATCTCTGTATATGATTCCATCCGGACGAGCATCCAACACTACCAGTACACCTGTTCAAATGAAGTTGAGgctataaattattaattatcctAGAAAGGATATAAAGCATGGGGATTCTGAGTAAATCAGTAAATCACAATTACTCAATGTAGGGGTCTCATAATTTCATTTGTGCAATGCAGTAAAACTTAAAAGAGGAATATCTTCAAGTAACAACAGAAAGGTACAGAAGACTGTCTAATGTAGTAATGAGTGAATGACCTGTATTCCATTTCACTTTTCCCTTTAAAATTTGGATTTAGCTAACTTGTGCCATAAAGCATATTTTAAATATacaattaacagaaattttttttaaatttttgaagtaTTCATTGCATTAGaaatgtaaaatatatatatttccaATAACTTCTATAATACATTTCTCTTTATGGTGTTCTTAACCTATGCCTTTAGGGCACAAGTTAGCAAAACCCTTAAAATTTAGGCTACATAGGCCAACAACTTGTTCAAGACTTCAAGTTAACACAGTAAGCTATATAGTGCCAGTAACGTTATAAATTCCAAGACCAAAAGGAAGTaaggaaacaaataaaaaaatgtgaattgtGTGGATATGATAACTTTACCTGGCGCTGCCCAAGACTTCGGAGAATTGCCGGGTAATGGAGCCAGCCAAAGAATATTCCTCATGTTCATTGAATCACCATATGTCACATTGGACCCTGAAACAAAAGGATCACAGTATTAACAATAAAGACAAGAGTAAGACAGTTGGCCATCTAAAATATATGTCACTCATTTCACAGTGAGCAACAAAAAGGTACACAGACCACTCTACCCAAATCATGTCCTCTCCCTCGCACACAAGTGAGCACAAAAATAACAAAGCACTCCCCCGGAACCAGAAAATATAACACAAGAACTTAAAAACATAATGTAGGCATACAACAAATTTGAAGATAAGATTAACAGGGAAAAATGTAACTTGAGCAACACTCACAAGTCACAACAAATTATACATGTGGGGGAAGCATGTAGTATCTAGTATGTACCTCTCTGACAGTAACCCAAATTGTAAGGAAAGTCTCGTTTATCATAAGCAGGGTATTCCCTCGCATGGAATCTGCCAAATATGAAATTGCTGCATCGTTAACTCGGGAAAACATAAATCATATCCAACACAAACAAAGAATGCAAAAGAGAACAATATGAGAGAAAGGTATCAACATACAAGATACCAAGTCTACCAGAGTCAAGGGCCAGAAACATGTGACCATGGAAGAGATCAAAGCGGTTCAAAGCAACATCGAAGCCAATAGATGGAGCTCGAGCAGCAATGAGCTCGAACAAGAACTTCATGTACATATTCAATTCCTACAATTTATTATAGAAACTGAACATGAATGATAATACTATTCTGGTAATTCTCTTATCTATATACGTAATATAAGTATAATCATTGTGTTGAGCAAACCTCATTAATGAAAACCCTGCCATAGGGAGTTCTAGTGAGTTGACAGCGATCTTGATTTGATCCTTCAACGTCAGGAACCTATCCTATAGCAAAAACCAGTCATTAATTAATTTGAAATAAACAACCGTGAGAGTGTGAAATGAAACCGTTGCTAAACGAAAGAAAACTGACTAGAATGACGCTTGGATCGAGGAGGCGATGAATGGCTGAGGGGTCACCGCCGGAATCGACGGCAAGGCGTGCGAGGTCCAAGACGGGCTGCGGCGGCCACCAGATGCGGCGGTCATCTTTCTCTCTGCGGTTGGAACCTATGAGAGTGGCGGAGGCGAGCTTTCGGTGACGAGGCTCCGGGGAGAAAGGAACGAGGAATTTGAAGCATGAATTGAGGTCACGTGCAACGAGAGGATCGACTGTTAAGGATTGAGATTTGGAAGAAAGGAGAGACAATAAGTCAGAGGGTTTGGCTTTGGGGGTGGAAGCAGGCTTAGAAAAGAATGGTAATTGTGGGAAGGAAGAAGCCGTTAGTGAGAAGGAGACGAAGAGTGTAAATCGCAACGCGAGGGAGGGATTATTCATGTTCGTCCTCCCAACGAACAATTTGAATCGCCAACACTAACAGTAAGTAGCAGCTCATATTCCCCTTCAACTAATGTTTCGGACATTACCTCTTTTCATTACTGTATGGGCAACATAGTCTATGCCTCTATGGAGTATAGTATACGGAATTGGTAGTAGCATTACACACGTTATTTTAAACTGTTTTTTTATACATGAAACAAATTAAACAAGTGTTGAAAAAACGTCTTTGCCAGTTTTACAATTAGCAAAAAGTATGTGACACAACTAGTGTGCAAATATCGCCATTCAATTGAAATGGAAGTGAAGCAGCACATGATTTATAGGATAATCTCACCAGTTCATATCTGAAACGATTTATGAAAACAAACATTACAAAATTTGCATGTATTACATTGTTTACTAAAGAGAGTCGATCCCTATGTAACAGTGCACAACTGAGGGTAGGCAATCAATAATATCCGCTCAGAACCAATCACTATGGCCTATAGAGATGAACAATCTGAGtcttttttgtcttttcctttgttttttgGGACATTCTGAATGATATCTCCATCATAATTGGTTCTCTGTGAATAGCTGTAGAACATTTCCTTGACAAAGGACCCATAGACAACTATCTATTGTGAAACCTGCAAGGGAGCATCATAAAACTTCGGATCAGATCCTACATCAGATAAATGAACTAAATTAAAGAGAATCATTTGCCAAGTAGAAAAGGACACCAAGCTATGGCTTTGAAATTCAAGAAGAATTACAGTCAAATTGTTCAGTCTACAGCTCTTAAAACGGGGTATACTTTTAATTTTGCGTAGACATTTATAACAAAAACGCGCCAAAAAAAGCACGGCTgtctttaaataattaaaaacaaattactgCCCCTTTTTTTAGCACCTTATCCCCCTCTTTTTACCCAAAGATAAACTTCAGAACATTTTTTTCAGTAATCAAAACAATTGCTTTCTGTCAGTAACTCCTAACCATGCAAATAAGTGAAGAAATTTGAAATCAATAAAAGGTGAACCAGAAATGAATTCACTTACATGGTAATACAGTCACAAAAGGGGAACTAAAACCCATCTACAATTTTAATACCAGCTCCCTTGTCCCAATCCTCTGGAGCAGATACATCGGACATAATCTTCTCCTGGCCACGCCAAAGAATCTGGATACAGTATCCAACATTGGTTTTGTCAGCAACACATGCTCAAGAGCATAGACGCAGTAAGACAACAAACCAATGCAAGTAAAGCACTTACTCTGTCAATGACCCCAAATTCCTTAGCCTTTGTTGCATCCATATAATATGGTCTCTTCATCACATTAGCAACTGTTTCCTCTGACTAGTAATTTAGAAAATGAGAAAATGATAGAAACATTAGATTCAGCCTAAACACTGAATAAATTCAACAACAGCACCCATGCATGGTACTCACATTTCCTGTGTGTTTGGCCAGTAGTTTAATCAGAGTGTCCCTGTTTACTATGACCTGTAGAAAAGGTTGCAGAAACAGTTTTCAAAACATAATTTAGGGTTCACATAAGAGAACATGAAGAGGAGAAATAAGCAAGAAATTCAGTTTCACATTTAGCAGCTATGTATAGTATA is a genomic window of Arachis ipaensis cultivar K30076 chromosome B06, Araip1.1, whole genome shotgun sequence containing:
- the LOC107645915 gene encoding F-actin-capping protein subunit alpha isoform X2 gives rise to the protein MADEEEESELSDKQKVEIAKWFLLNSPPGEIQYVAKDVKSILNDDVLFDEAASEAFPVYNKSHLICLPLPNRSGDVLVTSFSELEGNAFLDPRTTQVATVDHVKQVCTGVRPAADEELPSPYIEEYRCSLDAEILKYVEEAYPKGVCSVYCANGKDVEGPGADFELAVVISAARHSPQNFCNGSWCSIWNVEFKDEQQTVEIKGKIQVGAHYFEEGNVQLDAKHECKDATLFFQASDDCAVAISGIIRHHETEYMASLEASYLSLPDSTFKDLRRKLPVTRTLFPWHNTLQFSLTREVSKELGIK
- the LOC107645915 gene encoding F-actin-capping protein subunit alpha isoform X3 codes for the protein MADEEEESELSDKQKVEIAKWFLLNSPPGEIQYVAKDVKSILNDDVLFDEAASEAFPVYNKSHLICLPLPNRSGDVLVTSFSELEGNAFLDPRTTQVATVDHVKQVCTGVRPAADEELPSPYIEEYRCSLDAEILKYVEEAYPKGVCSVYCANGKDVEGPGADFELAVVISAARHSPQNFCNGSWCSIWNVEFKDEQQTVEIKGKIQVGAHYFEEGNVQLDAKHECKDATLFQASDDCAVAISGIIRHHETEYMASLEASYLSLPDSTFKDLRRKLPVTRTLFPWHNTLQFSLTREVSKELGIK
- the LOC107645915 gene encoding F-actin-capping protein subunit alpha isoform X4; translation: MADEEEESELSDKQKVEIAKWFLLNSPPGEIQYVAKDVKSILNDDVLFDEAASEAFPVYNKSHLICLPLPNRSGDVLVTSFSELEGNAFLDPRTTQVATVDHVKQVCTGVRPAADEELPSPYIEEYRCSLDAEILKYVEEAYPKGVCSVYCANGKDVEGPGADFELAVVISAARHSPQNFCNGSWCSIWNVEFKDEQQTVEIKGKIQVGAHYFEEGNVQLDAKHECKDATLFQVTINEIASFLLVASDDCAVAISGIIRHHETEYMASLEDLRRKLPVTRTLFPWHNTLQFSLTREVSKELGIK
- the LOC107645915 gene encoding F-actin-capping protein subunit alpha isoform X5, producing MADEEEESELSDKQKVEIAKWFLLNSPPGEIQYVAKDVKSILNDDVLFDEAASEAFPVYNKSHLICLPLPNRSGDVLVTSFSELEGNAFLDPRTTQVATVDHVKQVCTGVRPAADEELPSPYIEEYRCSLDAEILKYVEEAYPKGVCSVYCANGKDVEGPGADFELAVVISAARHSPQNFCNGSWCSIWNVEFKDEQQTVEIKGKIQVGAHYFEEGNVQLDAKHECKDATLFFQASDDCAVAISGIIRHHETEYMASLEDLRRKLPVTRTLFPWHNTLQFSLTREVSKELGIK
- the LOC107645915 gene encoding F-actin-capping protein subunit alpha isoform X6 — protein: MADEEEESELSDKQKVEIAKWFLLNSPPGEIQYVAKDVKSILNDDVLFDEAASEAFPVYNKSHLICLPLPNRSGDVLVTSFSELEGNAFLDPRTTQVATVDHVKQVCTGVRPAADEELPSPYIEEYRCSLDAEILKYVEEAYPKGVCSVYCANGKDVEGPGADFELAVVISAARHSPQNFCNGSWCSIWNVEFKDEQQTVEIKGKIQVGAHYFEEGNVQLDAKHECKDATLFQASDDCAVAISGIIRHHETEYMASLEDLRRKLPVTRTLFPWHNTLQFSLTREVSKELGIK
- the LOC107645915 gene encoding F-actin-capping protein subunit alpha isoform X1, giving the protein MADEEEESELSDKQKVEIAKWFLLNSPPGEIQYVAKDVKSILNDDVLFDEAASEAFPVYNKSHLICLPLPNRSGDVLVTSFSELEGNAFLDPRTTQVATVDHVKQVCTGVRPAADEELPSPYIEEYRCSLDAEILKYVEEAYPKGVCSVYCANGKDVEGPGADFELAVVISAARHSPQNFCNGSWCSIWNVEFKDEQQTVEIKGKIQVGAHYFEEGNVQLDAKHECKDATLFQVTINEIASFLLVASDDCAVAISGIIRHHETEYMASLEASYLSLPDSTFKDLRRKLPVTRTLFPWHNTLQFSLTREVSKELGIK
- the LOC107645914 gene encoding tafazzin translates to MHRLDRGDVWKGKARSLQLQLRGRFRVAVDRHWRRRHPFIPHAQGYFSSTFQRWLNRFRDFRRDSLPSSSSFYRKRVSKDFLSEEESTLVRMMQAVAVPVVGNVCHVFMNGLNRVQVYGLEKLHDALLHRPKGKPLLTVSNHVASMDDPLVIASLLPPSVLLDAKNVRWTLCATDRCFKNPVTSAFFRSVKVLPVSRGDGIYQKGMDMAISKLNHGGWVHIFPEGSRSRDGGKTLGSSKRGVGRLVLDGDSLPIVVPFVHTGMQDIMPIGANFPKIGKMVTVLIGDPINFNDILNVEKVSDVPRKELYDAVASRIGDQLHKLKVQVDTLAMEQEMQFQAHSSLSSVRASGILQQVDWELFGMGNLMSADDDDSKQREETIIGPNTSVPQPQESHSDQRWGVGFSNRMRGYMDQMELMSFAARGIFMTNETKNSTGRNREIGPLKAWKQYLEANLLRPWNYVHC
- the LOC107645913 gene encoding uncharacterized protein LOC107645913 isoform X2, translated to MNNPSLALRFTLFVSFSLTASSFPQLPFFSKPASTPKAKPSDLLSLLSSKSQSLTVDPLVARDLNSCFKFLVPFSPEPRHRKLASATLIGSNRREKDDRRIWWPPQPVLDLARLAVDSGGDPSAIHRLLDPSVILDRFLTLKDQIKIAVNSLELPMAGFSLMRFHAREYPAYDKRDFPYNLGYCQRGSNVTYGDSMNMRNILWLAPLPGNSPKSWAAPGVLVVLDARPDGIIYRDLIPDYVKFARTIYEDDLGEVAVDVNYLNVGSESPNYQIFIC
- the LOC107645913 gene encoding uncharacterized protein LOC107645913 isoform X1, with the translated sequence MNNPSLALRFTLFVSFSLTASSFPQLPFFSKPASTPKAKPSDLLSLLSSKSQSLTVDPLVARDLNSCFKFLVPFSPEPRHRKLASATLIGSNRREKDDRRIWWPPQPVLDLARLAVDSGGDPSAIHRLLDPSVILVPDVEGSNQDRCQLTRTPYGRVFINEELNMYMKFLFELIAARAPSIGFDVALNRFDLFHGHMFLALDSGRLGILFHAREYPAYDKRDFPYNLGYCQRGSNVTYGDSMNMRNILWLAPLPGNSPKSWAAPGVLVVLDARPDGIIYRDLIPDYVKFARTIYEDDLGEVAVDVNYLNVGSESPNYQIFIC